TGGAGATCGGCGAGGGCGACGTCGAGATTTGCGATCAGGTCCTCGCCGGCCTCCTCGAAACCCTGGACGCTGTCGCGCTTGAGCGTGCCTTGAAGGTCGATGGGCGCGGCCCGACCCTTCACGAGGCTGGTGCCCGGCGCGCGGAATAACATCTTCCGACTCTCGATGTCGAACACGGCGGTGTCGATCAACGTGTGGGTGTCGTTCTTCTCCGCGGGGACGATGTAGGCCCCGACGATCGTCCAATAGGTCAGCGCGAGGGCGTCCTGAGTCGTGAATTGGACCTGGTCGTAGGACATCAGGGCGATGACATCGATGCCATACAGGTTCCTAAGTTGGTCGAGGTTGGTGAAGCCACCCTTGCTGCGGAGGTAGACCGCCGGAATAACTTCGATCCGGTCGACGAACTCGAGCCGCTCGAATCGTTCGACCACGCGCTCACTGAACTCTACCTTCTCCTGCTCCGTGAAGCTGTCGTCTGTCGTTCCGTAGTGCGGGTTCGCCGACGGCACGAAGGCGACGCCGACGGTGAGCGGCAACCGGAGGTGCGGGATCGTGGGTTCGAAGTTCCTGCCCTGGCCAGACGGGTCGATGTAGTCGACCAGGCTGGTGGATTGTCCATGCCGGGTTCCCCCAAGCGCGGCACAACCGCCGGCGGCCAGCGCAAGAAGGGTGAGTGCGAGGGGGACTGAGAGTCGAAGGGTGCGGTTCATGTCGGAGTTCCTTGTTCGAGGTGCGAATGCACACACATGCCGGAACCCCTGCGGCGCCGACGTGCCGGTAGCAGCAAGTCGCATGCCAGTCGCCTTCGAACCGAATTCCCGTACGGAAATCAAGTCGTTCGAAGCCGCTTTGCAGAGTCGCACTCGCCGGAGGCCGGAGCGGTGGTACATCCCCTGATCAGCTTCGTACACAGGATGACGCGCCCGGGCGAGCGACTTGGAGGAGACCCGGTCATGGAATTTCTGCGGGCGCGCCTGTCCATCGTCTTTATTCAAATCTCCCTCTACGCAGCCCTCCGGAACTCTCGCGAGTAGCGATGGTGGAGTCCTCCGACCCGCGAAATAGCGACGACCTCTCCCATTCTTGGCGGTTCGATCGGCCGCTCTTCGGGAGTGTCCTTCTCAAGTCCGAGGTGTGTTCGGTCTTCGTGGTAGTAGACGACATACGACTGAATCACTCGACGAAGCTGACGCCCATTGATCGGGATCACATGGTCCAGGCAATCTCTTCGTAGGCTGGCGATCCATCTCTCGGCATACCCGTTCTGCCAAGGAGATCGAAATGAGGTTCGCATCTGTTCGAGCCCAAGCCCGTCGACGCGGTCCCGGAAATTCGTTCCGTAGATCTTGTCGTTGTCACGGATCAGAAACCGACCGGGGAGGTCGAACGGGCAAGCTTTGACAACTTGCTGGGCGGTCCACTCCGCGGTTGGATGGTGGGTTAGGTTGAAGTGAAGGACTCGACGCCGCTCGAGGCTCAGGACGAAGAACACATAAGTGATGCCAAACGTCGCCGTGGGCACGACAGCGAAGTCGACTGCAAGAGTCTCGTGCAAATGATTGCGCACGAACGTTGCCCATCGCTGGCGCGAACCCGCTAGCGGAGGGCGCTTGGGCATATAGCGTGAGACAGTGATTTCGGAGATTTCGATTCCAAGTCTGAGTAATTCCCCGTGAATTCGGGGAGCACCCCAACCGACATTCATCTCTGCCATTTCGATGATCAGCCTACGAACTTCGACGGGAATCCGAGGTCGCCCGAGACCACGCCTTCTGCTCTTCCATCGCCAGAAGAGTCTGAAGCCCCTGCGATGCCAGGCCAATACGGTGGCTGGCTTCACCATAGCCAGACTTTCCCTCCTGTCTGTTCTCAGAACTCGTCGCGGGCCTCCGCTAGGCCGAGCGCCGCGGAATCAAGCCGCGTGGCGCCAGGCGTATCGGTGATGAAGACCGCCCACGCGAGGGAGGGCGACCACCTCTGCGCTCGGCGAAGGCCGGGTCTCGCGGGGGCGTCCATTGGGTGAGTCGCCGAGGACCGTGTGGACCCGTTCGCGGTTGTAGTAGGCGACGTAGTTCGCGAGAAGCCGCCGGAGGTGGCCGTCGCCGAGAACGATCACGTGATCGAGGAGCTCACGCCGACAGGTTCCCACCCATCGTTCGGCGAACCCGTTCTGCCAGGGACTGCGGTACGCGGTGCGTATGGGCTCGATCCCAAGGTTTCGGATCGTGGCGGCAACCTCCGCCGAGAAGATCGAGTCGCGATCGTAGACGAGAAAGGGAAGGGTGGTGTCCAAGGGGAATGCCTCCCGCAGCTGTTGGATCGTCCAGCACGCCGTCGGATTCGTCGTGACGTTGAAATGGATCAGCCGTCGGCGATCATGGTCGAGGACGAACCAGACGTACAAGAGCTGGAAGCGAACGGTCGGGACGACGAAGAAGTCCATCGCCGCGATGGCATCCTTGTGATTCCGTAGGAACGTCAGCCAGTTCTGTTGCCGCACCGGATCCAGCGGCCGCTTGGGGAGGTAGCGCGAGACGGTCGCCAGGCTGACTTCGATACCGAGCTTCGCGAGTTCGGTGTGGATCTTTCGGGCACCCCACGGATTCTCAAGTGCCATGCGCCGGACGAGCAGTCGCACTTCCTTGGGGATGCGCGGCCGGCCGGGTCGCCTCCCGGAGCGAAACCGCCAG
This region of bacterium genomic DNA includes:
- a CDS encoding transposase family protein → MVAVQPETVVRWHRKGFRLYWRFRSGRRPGRPRIPKEVRLLVRRMALENPWGARKIHTELAKLGIEVSLATVSRYLPKRPLDPVRQQNWLTFLRNHKDAIAAMDFFVVPTVRFQLLYVWFVLDHDRRRLIHFNVTTNPTACWTIQQLREAFPLDTTLPFLVYDRDSIFSAEVAATIRNLGIEPIRTAYRSPWQNGFAERWVGTCRRELLDHVIVLGDGHLRRLLANYVAYYNRERVHTVLGDSPNGRPRETRPSPSAEVVALPRVGGLHHRYAWRHAA
- the rhlP gene encoding rhombotarget lipoprotein (RhlP (RHombo-target LipoProtein) is a family of predicted lipoproteins that, in general, co-occurs with a form of rhombosortase, and that has an apparent cleavage site for that enzyme, a GlyGly motif, near the C-terminus.), with translation MNRTLRLSVPLALTLLALAAGGCAALGGTRHGQSTSLVDYIDPSGQGRNFEPTIPHLRLPLTVGVAFVPSANPHYGTTDDSFTEQEKVEFSERVVERFERLEFVDRIEVIPAVYLRSKGGFTNLDQLRNLYGIDVIALMSYDQVQFTTQDALALTYWTIVGAYIVPAEKNDTHTLIDTAVFDIESRKMLFRAPGTSLVKGRAAPIDLQGTLKRDSVQGFEEAGEDLIANLDVALADLQQRVEDRPDDYEISSRPGYSGDAGALLAALTAGAALAARLASTRERA
- a CDS encoding transposase family protein, which encodes MPTATFGITYVFFVLSLERRRVLHFNLTHHPTAEWTAQQVVKACPFDLPGRFLIRDNDKIYGTNFRDRVDGLGLEQMRTSFRSPWQNGYAERWIASLRRDCLDHVIPINGRQLRRVIQSYVVYYHEDRTHLGLEKDTPEERPIEPPRMGEVVAISRVGGLHHRYSREFRRAA